The nucleotide window aaaaaaaccctgaacaGAGTCAACACTGGTctgaaaaagaatattttttatgtttttggtaAGAGATTTGAGTGAAACATAGATGATACGGGATGCAATGTTTAGCTCTGTAAATTACATAAAGATTCTTACAAACATGtaatgcatggaaaaaaaacattaggcCTGAACAAAAGAAACTCAAAAAATAATCTAAGAATCTATGAcaatggaataataataataataataataataataataataataataataataatccaccTAGGTATTTAGACAGTTCAGAAGCTCCAGATAACTGGTAAATACAAGATGACTATACAGAATATATACAAAGTGCCCTGCAGGGCTCTGCCCATGTGTCCTCACTGACCTGCTGGACAAAGAGACCCCACATGACTGGCCTGTTTGGGTCGAGATACACCTTTGATACCTGGTATTTACAGTAAGACAAAAGACTAAACTGTGCAACAGAAACACCCTTTAGGGAACAGGCAAGCCTTTAAGgggaataaatgaaataaacagaagtGAGCAGTTGAGAAAAGCCCCGCAAGCAGATACTTAAATGATCCTGTTTACATCTCTTGTTCAGCGCTATAAAAAACCAAATTGAATTCAAttgaaaactgattttaactgatttttGGAGATGTGAATTTAGCTTTACAGTGTGTCATACTGTCTAGTTTGTCTTTCCAATCACTGTCCATGTTATTACACACAAGACAAAATGGCTTCGTTTACATCCCGGCCTCCTGCACCGCGCTGTAAGAGCAACAGAAATAGAGTAAACGGGTGGCTGAGCCAAATTATTATGAATGGGGAATAACTCTGAAACTCTGCCACCCAACACACCATGGAAGCACAGAGTGAAAAGgtacaaaaatggcaaaaccaTTCCAGACTGCTCCCATTGTGCAGCGTCTGCACGTCGTTTCACAAAAATGGAACGTGGCAAATCGTTGACGGAAACCATCACCGAACCCTTACACACTTCAAACATTGAGGgtcctaatttaaaaaaaacttttttttgttatggCGAAGAACGGCTGTCTATGGCTGATACCTTCCTTGGTGCTTCCATCTGCCCTGAGCCCTCAGAttgtataaaatacacacacggacactttccgtaaaaaaaaataaaaattcaccttgcacagaaaaaaaaagacaatccCTATGGCTGATGCAGACATCCTTATATCACCCATTATTGCCGTGACTTTTCCCTCGCTGCTGCAGGCTCATCGTTGGCTCGGTAACCACTGGCTCAGAATATTACCCTGGTCTTTCCAGTTGTACACCGTGGAGTCCCCCGCAGTTTGGATCCGCGATCTTTGCGATAATGAAACGATACAAATGATTAAAAGGACAAAATGCACTTTCGCCTACATCTGCGCGGGTCGAGCCGGTTATTGGCGTTGTGCTCATTCATCATCCTGTAAAGGCAGGGCAGTCATTTCCAAGCTCCCTGGGGCTCCAGAGGAAATCAATCCAAATCGAGAGGGAagctcggggtggggggggaggagtACCATGCTGAGAGTCCCGCCTCTGGCTGTGCACTTCATCCATCAGTCAGTTGAGGTGCCCCTGGGTAGGGATGACTGGGGTGGGGTGTAATTATATACAGCAGCCtcaggaaaacatttattttgtctggAAGGATTCATACTCAGCAGAACATGACCACATATAATGCAACCCATTTCTTCCACTTTTGGGCTGACAGCGAGGACCCGCCCTTGACCCCGCCCGTAGCCCCGCCCTTAACTCCGCCCACAGCCCCGCCCACTGCACAGTTTTGTACCCGCAAAGAAGGATGAAAACGCACAACGGCAGCATATACTGGCGGAACTGCGCTGCCGATTCAGACCACGATGGAAGGATGTTGGGAGGAGGGATCTCCACAAGCATGGCGGCAAGAAGGAGAGAAGGCACAGGCCCTACACCTCTTTAATCGTTCTTTCGGAGGGGCGGTACTCGGAGGTGTTCGCCGAGGTCCCGTAGAAGGACTGCGTTTTGCGCCTAAGACGGGCTCGCTTGGTGGCCAGCGACAGGCTGCGCTTGCTGGACGAGATGATGTCCGAGATGAACTTCTTGCAgtccacacacacctccattgtGCTCCAGTCCTCGGTCAGCTCTTCGGGGAGATCCGCCTCGTCCGTAGACGACCTGGACCCTTGCTTGGACAGCCTGAGTGGAGCAAAGCAAAGGAGTCCAAACGGTGCACTTCACAGACAAAGTTTCAGATCAACAGAATGGACATTGGTAGATTGTTtcattaaatatgtacattattTATGTTAATAGACATTTCGttacatgatgcttttcttcaaagcaacttccagtgttgatagatagatagatagatagatagatcctgAAGAAAAGTGCACAAGACTACAGCAACACACATACGATGTACAacagctgcaacacacacactttacaattacttaataaaatgttataacatcaagaaatatataaaaattaaaaactttataGTAATCTGTTACAGTATAACAATTCATTAATAGAATAATGTAATTGCAGGCAGATACAATTCAAGGATACAAAGATATTCTATAACAGTGCAAACCCTTATATATTTTAGCCCCAGAACTATAGAGTCTAGAGTTCTTTTGGGTGAAATGTGAGCTTCCTGCCTGCCTTCCTGACCAGGTCACCCCTGGGGAAGAGGTTCTGTAATCTCAGTGTGAGGTTGGCAGTGAGGGTGTGAGCCAGTATGGATCCCCACCTGGAGACAGCAGGATGCAGGCCTTGCCACTGGAGGCTGGAAGAGGGTCTCTCGGGCCGTGGGACAACCTCCGCCTTGGGTAGGGTGCTGGGGCCCAGCGAGTAGATTGGCAGGCTGGCATACGGCTTGGACGGCAACCTCATCTGGGGCAGGAAGAACAACGGAAGGGGTAACATTGgcactgggactcgaacctggcCTTTTTTGTGACTATCCAGCTATCGACCAGTTAGGGCAGAAGGTTAAGGGCTTACCTTTTGACAACACTGAGAGCACACAGGTCTGTCAGGAAGGgggaaacagagagagaagtgAGACTCATCACTCACTTCAAACATTGGACTCACATCCGCACACACAGCCAGTtatcaatatttaattaatattatcaGTACTTACATACTTACTCAGCTGGAGTGTCTATCCACTACATAACGCCTTACAGTAATTAACCCGTCTATACAGCAGGTTATTTAAACTGGAGCGATTCAAGGTGAGTTCCTTCCTCGAGAGCACTGTAGCAGTAGCAGTGAATGGGACTCAtcccaacaaccttcaggttacaaatccGTGTCTTTAACAGCTACATTACCCACTGCGGTTTAAATATTTGAAACGTTGTCTGATTTTTATCACGTCAAGTCTGTCAGCGAACGACAGGCAATCGGGCACTGAACCGGTGCTCACGGAGACTTCTGCAGTCTGAAATTGTTTGAGCTGGATTTCGGAATTACTAAACCTCGTGGCGCTGTGTGCAGAAGAAAACGGAAGTGCGTGTTAGGAATGTGGCAACTGCTCTCAAGGCAAGGTGTGCGCCCGGGCTCGGGAATGAGGCTCACCTTTTGCAGAACTGGCAGGTGTATGACCAGGTGAAGAAGGAAAACCTCTTTGTTCGGCAGCAGAAGCAGAGCTGTTGGGGGACAGAAGACAATGGATCCCTTCTTCTCTCAGCCTCGGGAAATGGCGGTTAAGAAACTGCACAGGATCTCAGTCAGATATTCAGTTTCATAAAGGGGTAAAGTCATCCTCCAGAAGCCGAAAGAATACGAAAAGTGGTTCGGGTACTCGAGGCAGATCCaaagatttcacatttttcagggGTTACGATATTTATCAGTGAAAAGCTCTATGCGGTATCAAGACAGaagaataatataatttaattgcttagttgatgcttttttccaaacgAACAGcttataatttacacatttatacaggttTTTACTCATAAAAGAACTTTTCTCATTACGAAAGCAGGGcttaaaccaacaaccttttggCTCAAAGGTCAgtgctattattattagattCATTAGACAAATCTGCATGTTACTATTAAGACTCATGATAATTGCCCTGGTTTTGCGTTTCTCAGCCgaaggtggggggttggggggctcACCTTGCCCTTCTTCAGTGCGTTGTACACGTCTCTGTACTGCTGGAACTTCTCCAGCTCGGCCTTGACCAGCACCTGCCTGATGTGCATCACCTCCTCCACTGTCAGGGCCAGACACTCCACGGGGTAGCAAAACTCTTCCTGCAACATGTGGACCACAGTTACCACGACAACTTGGTCCACGCTTCCTCATCCGCCACCACCTGCTGAGCATCTCCAGTGAACCAGGCTGGCAGAGAACCAGGTCGAACTGAATTCAACTGAATGTCCCGGTATGATTCGCTCCGGTTATGGGGCTTGCTCCAAAGCCGACGCCGCGCCCCTGTCCCAGAACCGAGCGTCATCGTCATCCCCAAAAATATTGCTCTGTCTCTTTCAATAGCGCAGTCCAAGCGCAaagtaaaaacatgaaaaaactattaaaaaacaCCTTTATGTGACTAAATTTGATTCTGATAATGTTGTGCTGTTCCTTCAAAATGAGACCAAGCAATATTTTAGGAAATggtaaagcaattaaaaaagagaaaaaaaaaaaaaaaaacttatttgaaACATGACTTTTTCAAGTCTGCAAAGTCCGCAGCTTATTGCCTCTGATACAGTTCCCGATACTAAGCACCATTTTCACAgcttatttcatattttccttcCCATCACTTTTTCTTGCTAATGATTGATGAAGTTGATGCGAACATTTTTACCCAGCTGAACCCAAAGTACCACATAAGACCTGAACCGAAACCAGGTGTTAGTTAGTAAGACAGGGCTCCTCTGGCACGAAAGCTCTGCCTTTTCAGTGTTAATTCCACACCTTTAATGTTAGTACCACATCTTCACTGTTAGGAACCGCCCCTTTTGTTAAGGACCGCCTCCTCACTATTAGGCCCACCCCTTTATGTTTAGGACCACCTCCCCAGTGTTAGTATCCAAAGTAGCCAGGAGGGAATAGGGTCACACATGACCTACCGGTTGGGCACTTGCTCCACCATCAACCTGATCGTTGGAGAAACGACACGGGTAAACTACACCGATTTACCTGCACTTTGACTACCAAAGAAACAACTATTTATATGCTTCTCACAACAGAACTAACAGGCTAAAATAACAGCAGTCTAAGCAAGATTGAACAATTAATCAAAAAACATCCATAACATTCCCAAGAAATTGTGAAAACCTGGAATTTTATAAGTCAGGTGTGGCAAAATGCACTGAAACCAGCAATACTGCGGTCAATAGGCTCCAAATAAGTAaaatcccccctcccccgatgTCAAAAATTAATCTTTCCTCCTCGTCTGGAAAAAGACGTCAAACTGTGCGCCAGGGACTTGCGTTACGGTAATAACAATCAGAGCTGGACGTCGTCCGGCGCGGCCTGCTGTTTCAGCAGATGGGTTGCAccagtgcatgatgggaaacTGGAAACCACTCACAGTATTCCTGAACAAATACCCTGCCTCAGCAAGCTAATGtgttcaaataattaaaaaaaaaccacacagtccAAGACCGCATGGCCCTCCAGAAGGGACAGTCACGTCTGTACGGAGCCCGTTCAGTAACCCGGCTGCGGCGCCACACGTAAAGAGGCTTAAAAGTTGCTGCATAGTAAGCAACGGCAAGGCCTAAATCAGATTGCGCTCCGACGAGGTTGTGTGACCGGCGTGTGCTAGTTAGCGGACTAGCTAACTACAGGTTCTACTGCGCAGAGCCAAGCGGCTACTTTTAATGATTGGAGCTtttgggggtgggagtgggggtgggagaAATGGTGGTTATCTTTCACAAAGCGTGGTGATCAGCAGACTCATCGTCCCGCCTAAGCTGGTTGGGTCTTAGACATCCCAGCTTGGGCGTCGATTTCTCCAGCAAGCTTGAAGCGCTGCGAGGAAGGCGGACGGCTACGTCGGCTGGACGGAcggtggggggggtggcgtGTTGCAGGGTCAAACCTTTAAGGGGCTGGGTGTAGCACATGCGCTCCAGAACAGGGCGATCGCAGCCCACGCGGCCCCCAGCGCCGACGTCTCGAATGGGTGGGCGCTCTGCAGGGGATGGAGGGCGGCGGACAGGGAGGGACCGAGGGGCATCCTGGGAAACAAGCGGCCTATCGTCCCCACCTGAGCAATACACATATTGGTGAGGGAGCGGTGGGGTGGAGGAGTGGGCGGGGCTCCAGGAAATATAGCCGCTGGGTTGATGCAAGTATCTCCGGCTTCCTGCGGCACACCACACTGAGCAGAAGCGGGAGCTCCGGTTGTCTAAAGACACCCATCTCCCCAACAGGAGGAAGCTAAATCCCTCCCatctgtgggggggggacaaaatgTTACTGCAGTCTGGTTATGTAAAAGGAAAGAGCTCAAATCCCCATAAGGCACAGCGAGGGAATTACCGTGGTTTAAGCCCATCTCTGCACTTTCACCGAGCTTTTGGAATGTGGCATTGGGTCGCAGCCCAACACGACCAGCCCTGCACTCCACCGCGGTATATTCCAATTGCTGCCCCCcacttttacacacattttaccCACCGTGAACGAGCTTAGCGTAGCTTTAACCTGGATTTATACTTTCACTCTAAAcaaaggattttaaaatcaacttCGAACACCAGATGGGAATATTAGCGGTCCTGGGTGTTTTTATAATCCGTGGCTTTCACTAAGAGAAGCTTTGTCATCTGACACAGCCATCGATGTGTTGCGACGAGGCCCCCCGAACCCCCTCCCTGGGCACATGCTCACCAGAGACTTGGAGCTCTGTCGAGTCGGGGGGAGGAAGTGGCGCACGTTAGTGGGGGTCTCCTTCTCGATGGAGTGCCTTCTCTGGGGTGTCTGCCGCCTTTCCGgctggggggtggaggagatGGGCAGGAACATGGGTGGGGCTGTGGGGGTGAAGGTGGGGATATGGGTGGGGTTAGAGAGAGTGGTAGAAGGTAAACATTAATATGCAACCGTGtagcagtgcatgctgggatgtGTAGTCTGCACCACGGCTTCGGACGGAAAGGCTTTACTCTTCTTGCCGACGGCGGATTCTGGAGACGTATCCTCTACCACCGACGTGGAGATACTGGAGCTGCTGGCCGACCGACGCGTGGTCTCATCCTGCACAGCAACCAGATTTCGTTGACAACAGAACCAACACCACACGGGAGAACCCTTAAAGCGACAGCGCTACCGAAATAAGGTCACTCACGTCCGACTCGGAGCTGTCCAGCTCGGCCAGCGTGGGTGCCTTCAGCAGCCGCTTCCTCTGCACCTGAGACGCACTGGCGTCTCCCCGCTGGCTCTGAGCGGACGCCTCCCCGTTGGCCAGAGCGAGCGCGCTCAGGGTCTTCTTCTTGGAAGATTCAGAAGTCGACATATCTGCACATGGGCCGCAGCAGGAGCAAAATAAGTCAAATTGCACGTGCGAACACATCTCTGCATCACATTGGTGAAACCTGAAGCTTTGAgccttttcaaaaaaaacttgaaatattaattCTAGCATGGTCATAATGATACAGATGTAGTCTGACCCTCATGACCTCATGAGCAGCTGGCTACATTTTTCCAAGTGGTGCACAGTTCATCCTCACATGACTGGAAGAATGGGGGGAGGAGGGTCCTGTCATTCCAGTGTATGATGAATgcgatttttaaaaattattttgtcatgataGTAATCCTgttacatgcaaaaaaaaaaatcagtaaaatgttttttaaaacaatattttgatAGACCGGACCGTCTGGTCATTCCAATGTGTGGTCACCTGAGGTCCAGTGTTGTGCGGAAGAACTGTACAGTGATTTGCTGGAGCTGAACATCAAGACTCTGCAACAATCTCTTCTGTACAAGTAATTTAGTGACCCATTCATCATTTTTAACCCAGCACCACTATTACAGTTCCCTAAGAGAACTTTAAAAAGCTCAGCACCTTTTCTATACTCAAGACCCAAAGGTTTCTCACTCGAACGCCAGCGTTCAAAGCCACACCAACACCCCTAGTTACACCGATATTCCGAAACTGTCCA belongs to Scleropages formosus chromosome 18, fSclFor1.1, whole genome shotgun sequence and includes:
- the LOC108940691 gene encoding protein spire homolog 1-like isoform X2; amino-acid sequence: MAERREGPAEAGPDPLNMMDGCAGGGGGGGAGGDAGGEELSLDEILRLYGQPINEEQAWAVCYQSCGFLARGAGRRIRGPEDVRIRRDGTVRLQSPDGPDKYQSPCTATEVIESLGIMVYKALDYGLKESEERELSPPLERLIDLMTNMTEGDSCPDEGYEATEEEDEGEEDLAGGCSVRRYRDILKLCTSHLPSPSDAPSHYQAVCRALYAETKELRTFLEKIRNAKENLRKMEGEQAEEPARDLNELQNADWARFWVQVMRDLRNGVKLKKVQERQYNPLPIEFQLTPYEMLMDDIRSKRYKLRKVMVNGDIPPRLKKSAHEIILEFIRSRPPLNPVAARKLKPHPQQPQSLHERILEEIKAERKLRPVSPEQIRRSRLDMSTSESSKKKTLSALALANGEASAQSQRGDASASQVQRKRLLKAPTLAELDSSESDDETTRRSASSSSISTSVVEDTSPESAVGKKTPPMFLPISSTPQPERRQTPQRRHSIEKETPTNVRHFLPPTRQSSKSLVGTIGRLFPRMPLGPSLSAALHPLQSAHPFETSALGAAWAAIALFWSACATPSPLKEEFCYPVECLALTVEEVMHIRQVLVKAELEKFQQYRDVYNALKKGKLCFCCRTKRFSFFTWSYTCQFCKRPVCSQCCQKMRLPSKPYASLPIYSLGPSTLPKAEVVPRPERPSSSLQWQGLHPAVSRLSKQGSRSSTDEADLPEELTEDWSTMEVCVDCKKFISDIISSSKRSLSLATKRARLRRKTQSFYGTSANTSEYRPSERTIKEV
- the LOC108940691 gene encoding protein spire homolog 1-like isoform X1 — its product is MAERREGPAEAGPDPLNMMDGCAGGGGGGGAGGDAGGEELSLDEILRLYGQPINEEQAWAVCYQSCGFLARGAGRRIRGPEDVRIRRDGTVRLQSPDGPDKYQSPCTATEVIESLGIMVYKALDYGLKESEERELSPPLERLIDLMTNMTEGDSCPDEGYEATEEEDEGEEDLAGGCSVRRYRDILKLCTSHLPSPSDAPSHYQAVCRALYAETKELRTFLEKIRNAKENLRKMEGEQAEEPARDLNELQNADWARFWVQVMRDLRNGVKLKKVQERQYNPLPIEFQLTPYEMLMDDIRSKRYKLRKVMVNGDIPPRLKKSAHEIILEFIRSRPPLNPVAARKLKPHPQQPQSLHERILEEIKAERKLRPVSPEQIRRSRLVIRPLSMSYSFDLSDMSTSESSKKKTLSALALANGEASAQSQRGDASASQVQRKRLLKAPTLAELDSSESDDETTRRSASSSSISTSVVEDTSPESAVGKKTPPMFLPISSTPQPERRQTPQRRHSIEKETPTNVRHFLPPTRQSSKSLVGTIGRLFPRMPLGPSLSAALHPLQSAHPFETSALGAAWAAIALFWSACATPSPLKEEFCYPVECLALTVEEVMHIRQVLVKAELEKFQQYRDVYNALKKGKLCFCCRTKRFSFFTWSYTCQFCKRPVCSQCCQKMRLPSKPYASLPIYSLGPSTLPKAEVVPRPERPSSSLQWQGLHPAVSRLSKQGSRSSTDEADLPEELTEDWSTMEVCVDCKKFISDIISSSKRSLSLATKRARLRRKTQSFYGTSANTSEYRPSERTIKEV